In the genome of Bradyrhizobium arachidis, one region contains:
- a CDS encoding Cj0069 family protein encodes MDTERQPSPRRTVAILSRGDAIARRDATSKNGRFVDVFEALAAVGVEGRPAIYDESFADAVREQLLAVDGVLVWVNPIQDGRNRAGLDALLRDVAAQGVWVSAHPDVILKIGTKEVLYRTRSMGWGSDTALYQTAAAMRAELPTRLASGPRVIKRNRGNGGQGVWKVEKLPTSSMIKVLDATKDAPEELALDDFVRRCAEYFENGSVIDQAFQPRLSEGVVRCYMAGDRCAGFGHHKVKALVDSPVARSEAGPRLYTSNADPRFQRLRRLMEDEWTPQLTSLLDIARDDLPAIWDADFMLGPVQADGSDSYVLGEINVSSVHPYPGEAPAEIARRVADRLQLKL; translated from the coding sequence ATGGATACCGAACGACAACCCTCTCCCCGACGTACCGTCGCCATCCTCTCGCGAGGAGACGCCATCGCGCGTCGAGACGCGACCTCGAAAAACGGCCGCTTCGTCGACGTCTTCGAGGCGCTTGCCGCCGTCGGCGTGGAAGGGCGCCCCGCGATCTACGACGAAAGCTTCGCCGACGCGGTCCGCGAACAACTGCTCGCAGTGGACGGCGTGCTCGTCTGGGTCAACCCGATTCAAGACGGCCGAAACCGCGCCGGTCTCGACGCCCTGCTGCGCGACGTCGCAGCGCAGGGCGTATGGGTGAGCGCCCATCCCGATGTCATCCTCAAGATAGGTACCAAGGAAGTCCTCTATCGTACCCGTTCGATGGGCTGGGGATCAGACACGGCGCTGTATCAAACCGCCGCGGCGATGCGCGCCGAGTTGCCGACCCGGCTCGCGAGCGGACCGCGCGTGATCAAACGCAACCGCGGCAACGGCGGCCAAGGCGTCTGGAAGGTCGAGAAGCTGCCGACCTCCTCCATGATAAAGGTGCTGGACGCGACCAAGGACGCACCCGAGGAACTGGCGCTGGATGATTTTGTCCGTCGCTGCGCGGAGTATTTCGAGAACGGCAGCGTGATCGACCAGGCGTTCCAGCCTCGCCTGAGCGAGGGCGTGGTCCGCTGCTACATGGCGGGCGATCGCTGCGCCGGCTTCGGTCACCACAAAGTCAAAGCCTTGGTCGACTCGCCGGTCGCGCGTTCCGAAGCTGGACCGCGGCTCTACACGTCAAACGCAGACCCGCGCTTCCAGCGGCTGCGTCGGTTGATGGAGGACGAGTGGACGCCACAGTTAACCTCGCTGCTGGACATCGCGCGAGATGACCTCCCCGCGATCTGGGACGCCGACTTTATGCTCGGCCCCGTCCAGGCGGATGGGAGCGACAGCTACGTGCTCGGCGAGATCAACGTCAGTTCGGTCCATCCCTACCCAGGCGAGGCGCCGGCGGAGATCGCCAGGCGGGTTGCCGATCGGCTGCAGCTTAAGCTTTGA
- a CDS encoding ABC transporter ATP-binding protein, translating into MLTVSGLKRLHISVSFDLQDGECVALQGPSGVGKTLLLRSIADLDPNEGTVKLDGTLREAMPAPAWRRQVTYLAAEPGWWSDIVQEHFTAWDDALLLVTRVGLPDDCGPWPIQRLSTGERQRLGLVRALMLRSRVLLLDEPTSALDPASAAAVEALIAERVSDGTSVLWSTHDDAQARRVGSRIFAMSPDGGIEENRP; encoded by the coding sequence ATGCTGACGGTCAGCGGGCTCAAGCGCCTGCACATCTCGGTATCATTCGACCTGCAGGACGGTGAGTGCGTCGCCCTGCAGGGACCTTCAGGGGTCGGAAAGACCTTGCTGCTTCGCTCCATCGCGGATCTCGATCCCAACGAAGGAACGGTCAAGCTTGACGGAACGCTCAGAGAAGCGATGCCCGCCCCCGCGTGGCGAAGACAAGTGACCTATCTCGCCGCCGAGCCTGGCTGGTGGTCCGACATCGTGCAGGAACACTTCACGGCATGGGATGACGCCCTGCTGCTGGTCACACGCGTGGGGCTGCCAGATGACTGCGGACCTTGGCCGATCCAGAGACTTTCGACCGGCGAGAGACAGCGATTGGGGCTCGTGCGGGCGCTCATGCTGCGATCGCGGGTGCTTCTGCTGGACGAGCCAACCTCGGCCCTCGACCCAGCATCCGCTGCGGCCGTGGAAGCGCTGATTGCCGAACGCGTCTCGGATGGAACGAGCGTCCTCTGGAGTACCCACGACGATGCCCAAGCCCGCCGCGTCGGGTCAAGGATATTTGCGATGAGCCCCGATGGTGGCATCGAGGAAAACCGGCCGTGA
- a CDS encoding ABC transporter permease, translating into MTYIQLSYGDLVLPALLVVMDGVLSLVLRLKLERQLAIATVRMVLQLVLVGYVLTFLFATVSPLWTALAASIMVLFASREIVARQKRRLPGIWSYGLGAGCTLLAAGTVTMFALLTELRPDPWYHPRYALPLLGMILGNTMTGISLGLDVLTNSLVRERAAIEACLALGGTRHQALLPVIRDALRSGFMPIMNSMAAIGLVSLPGMMTGQILAGVEPVDAVKYQLLIMFLIAGGTGLGTLAAVLGGAHLLTDHRHRLRLDRISR; encoded by the coding sequence GTGACGTACATCCAGCTTTCGTATGGTGATCTAGTCCTGCCCGCCCTCCTCGTCGTCATGGACGGCGTTCTCTCGCTTGTTCTCCGCCTCAAGCTTGAGAGGCAACTGGCCATCGCGACCGTGCGCATGGTGCTTCAACTCGTCCTGGTGGGATACGTGCTGACGTTCCTGTTTGCCACGGTATCGCCGCTCTGGACCGCCCTCGCCGCCTCCATCATGGTTCTCTTCGCCTCGCGGGAGATCGTCGCGCGGCAGAAGCGGCGCCTACCCGGCATTTGGAGCTACGGCTTGGGCGCCGGCTGCACGCTGCTCGCCGCCGGTACCGTCACGATGTTCGCGCTCTTGACGGAGCTACGCCCGGATCCCTGGTATCATCCGCGCTATGCGCTGCCTTTGCTGGGCATGATCCTGGGCAACACCATGACCGGCATAAGCCTGGGCCTGGACGTGCTGACAAATAGTCTGGTGCGCGAACGAGCCGCCATAGAAGCTTGTCTTGCGCTCGGCGGCACCCGACACCAAGCCCTGCTACCAGTCATACGGGATGCGTTGAGAAGCGGCTTCATGCCGATCATGAACAGCATGGCGGCGATCGGCCTTGTTTCCCTCCCGGGGATGATGACTGGCCAGATACTGGCCGGCGTCGAGCCGGTCGATGCGGTAAAATATCAATTGCTGATCATGTTCTTGATTGCCGGCGGGACCGGGCTAGGAACGCTGGCCGCGGTCCTCGGCGGCGCACACCTGCTGACCGATCATCGCCACCGGCTACGTCTCGATCGAATTTCCCGCTGA
- a CDS encoding SDR family NAD(P)-dependent oxidoreductase, whose amino-acid sequence MTAPVCLISGVGPGTGSALARRFAEGGYRLALLARNEERLAALEKELPGAKGFRCDVSDPEQIDAVGSAVERDLGYPAVVIHNAVGGAFGTFREIDPSILNRNFQVNTMGLLYLARRFVPAMVTAGKGAIVATGNTSALRGKAGFAGFAPTKAAQRILAEAMARDLGPQGVHVAYVVVDAVIDLDWTRKRWPDRPDDFFIKPRAIADEIWHVAHQDRSAWSFNVELRPFGESW is encoded by the coding sequence ATGACCGCGCCTGTCTGCCTGATATCCGGTGTCGGCCCTGGCACAGGTTCCGCTCTCGCCAGACGGTTTGCTGAGGGTGGCTATCGCCTCGCTCTGCTCGCCAGGAACGAGGAGCGTCTCGCTGCCCTTGAGAAGGAACTGCCGGGCGCGAAAGGATTCCGCTGCGATGTTTCCGATCCCGAGCAGATCGACGCGGTAGGGTCGGCCGTGGAGCGCGATCTCGGCTATCCCGCCGTGGTCATCCACAACGCCGTCGGTGGTGCGTTCGGCACATTTCGCGAGATCGATCCATCGATCCTGAATCGCAATTTCCAGGTCAATACCATGGGACTGCTGTATCTGGCGCGGCGGTTCGTCCCCGCGATGGTGACGGCCGGAAAGGGTGCGATCGTTGCCACCGGCAACACCTCGGCCCTGCGCGGCAAGGCCGGTTTCGCCGGCTTCGCGCCGACCAAGGCGGCGCAGCGAATCCTCGCCGAAGCGATGGCGCGCGATCTCGGGCCACAGGGCGTTCACGTCGCTTACGTCGTGGTCGATGCCGTGATCGACCTCGATTGGACACGGAAACGCTGGCCAGATCGGCCGGACGATTTCTTCATCAAACCGCGCGCCATCGCGGACGAGATCTGGCACGTCGCCCACCAGGATCGAAGCGCATGGTCGTTCAACGTCGAATTGCGGCCGTTTGGAGAAAGCTGGTAG
- a CDS encoding glutathione S-transferase — protein sequence MADLRIFSYLPNPRVWKATIAARFCGVEVEVRGAPPKELRDWLWDYDARPLAEHERVSLSSLARTGRVGLTGSQLFKTDAFMEAQPFGNVPAAFGPNGEIGIFESNSIMRAVARLGESKSTLYGHDAYEASRIDSFLDVSLVFARDSQIYLLALSGGTVDAAVHARAREAFAIYASGIEQALSPRREALVGTGLSLADICFAAEFSLFMNEHARAEQLHKLGLDRILHPAVQDEYPRTFAHFARLVEHVHFQPDLKPYVEKLLAKAGN from the coding sequence ATGGCTGACCTGCGGATATTCTCCTACTTGCCGAACCCCCGGGTCTGGAAGGCGACCATCGCAGCGCGGTTCTGCGGCGTGGAGGTCGAGGTCAGAGGAGCTCCCCCCAAGGAGCTGCGGGACTGGTTATGGGACTATGACGCCCGCCCATTGGCGGAGCATGAACGCGTCTCGCTATCTTCGCTGGCGCGAACCGGCCGGGTTGGGTTGACCGGTTCGCAACTCTTCAAGACCGATGCGTTTATGGAAGCGCAGCCGTTCGGCAATGTGCCTGCCGCTTTCGGGCCTAATGGCGAAATCGGGATCTTCGAATCGAACAGCATCATGCGGGCGGTGGCACGGCTCGGCGAGTCGAAGTCCACGCTCTACGGGCACGATGCCTATGAGGCGTCCAGGATCGACAGCTTTCTCGACGTCAGCCTGGTGTTTGCCCGAGATTCGCAGATCTATCTCCTGGCGCTGTCGGGCGGCACGGTCGATGCGGCCGTTCACGCGCGAGCAAGGGAAGCGTTTGCGATCTATGCATCGGGGATCGAGCAAGCGTTGTCCCCGCGGCGCGAGGCACTGGTGGGTACGGGATTATCGCTGGCCGATATCTGCTTTGCCGCAGAGTTTTCGCTGTTCATGAATGAGCATGCGCGGGCCGAGCAATTGCACAAGCTCGGGCTGGACAGGATCCTGCATCCGGCAGTGCAGGATGAATATCCGCGGACCTTTGCTCATTTCGCTCGTCTCGTCGAGCACGTGCATTTCCAGCCTGATCTGAAGCCATACGTCGAAAAGCTGTTGGCGAAGGCTGGCAACTGA
- a CDS encoding ABC transporter substrate-binding protein → MFRSIRLACALLIAAAAPCWAGDPVGVTATSIKIGGIFPLSGPASSIGQVGHGVLAYMRSVNERGGINGRKIDYLMLDDAYSPPKSVEHARKLVEGDEVAFMFSQLGTAGNTAVAKYLAAKRVPTIAIVTGASKFTSVKDYPLTTTGLVSYDTEGKIYAKYLMRALPSAKYAILYQNDDLGRDYVSAFKAVLGADFDKRVVTASYEVTEPTIDSQVVALKSSGAQALFIAGTPKFAAQAIRRAAETAWKPTILINFPSSSIAGTIKPAGLENSVGVIVGTFNKDPNDESWKDDEAIKAYRAFFDRYLAGSDITNTSYLTGYQQGMLLEQILKQCGDDLSRENVIKQAKSLKNFTLSTALPGIRINTSETNNMVWTQLQLQRWTGSRWEPFGGILDATSE, encoded by the coding sequence ATGTTTAGGAGCATCCGACTGGCCTGTGCACTCTTGATTGCCGCAGCCGCGCCCTGCTGGGCGGGCGATCCGGTCGGCGTCACCGCAACAAGCATCAAGATTGGCGGCATCTTTCCGCTCAGCGGGCCTGCTTCCTCGATCGGCCAGGTCGGACATGGCGTGCTGGCGTATATGCGATCGGTCAACGAGCGTGGCGGCATTAATGGACGCAAGATCGACTATCTGATGCTCGACGACGCCTACAGCCCGCCGAAGTCGGTGGAGCATGCACGAAAACTCGTCGAGGGCGACGAAGTCGCGTTCATGTTCAGCCAGCTCGGTACCGCAGGCAACACTGCGGTGGCGAAATATCTGGCTGCCAAGCGCGTGCCGACGATTGCGATCGTCACTGGCGCGAGCAAGTTCACCAGTGTCAAGGACTATCCGCTGACCACCACCGGGCTCGTCAGCTATGACACCGAAGGGAAGATCTACGCCAAATATCTGATGCGCGCGTTGCCCTCGGCGAAATACGCCATTCTCTACCAGAATGACGATCTCGGCCGCGACTACGTCAGCGCGTTCAAGGCAGTTCTCGGCGCCGATTTCGACAAGCGCGTGGTCACCGCCAGTTACGAGGTCACCGAGCCGACGATCGACTCGCAGGTCGTGGCGCTGAAGAGCTCCGGCGCGCAGGCGCTGTTCATCGCGGGCACGCCCAAGTTCGCCGCACAGGCGATCCGCCGGGCGGCCGAGACGGCGTGGAAGCCGACGATCCTGATCAATTTCCCGTCGTCGTCGATTGCCGGAACGATCAAGCCGGCGGGCCTAGAGAATTCAGTGGGCGTCATCGTCGGCACCTTCAACAAGGATCCAAACGACGAGAGCTGGAAGGACGACGAGGCCATCAAGGCCTATCGCGCCTTCTTCGATCGGTATCTAGCAGGCTCCGATATCACCAATACGAGTTATCTGACCGGTTATCAGCAGGGCATGCTGCTGGAGCAGATCCTCAAGCAATGCGGCGATGACCTCTCGCGCGAGAACGTCATCAAGCAGGCGAAGTCGCTGAAGAACTTCACGTTGTCGACAGCACTGCCGGGCATCCGGATCAACACCAGCGAAACCAACAACATGGTCTGGACGCAACTGCAGCTTCAGCGCTGGACCGGGAGCCGCTGGGAACCGTTCGGCGGGATTCTTGACGCGACCTCAGAGTAA
- a CDS encoding iron-containing alcohol dehydrogenase — protein sequence MPVVGSHQYPTMESVIYGKPAAEALREEAERLGAKRVYLIASRTLNTTTDEIEKIRTALDARHAATFDGVPQHTTRDVVTQIARQAKDAQADLVVAIGGGSVVDAAKIVLMCMEHEIFEPMGLDGFETTPDRRFGPFRAPKVRMIAIPSTLSGGEYNSGALVTDTGRKLKQIFNHPMMMPRSIILDPAITKYTPEKLWLGSGTRAMDHGIEAICSSRPNVLVDAVCQQGLRYLYDGLRRTKDNPNDEAARLNCQLGSWMSAFGLQSRVPMGASHAIGHVLGGTCDVPHYFCTAVMMPSVLRYNRPATEAAQRLVAAALGAPQRDAGDAFATFIAELGLPRRLADVGVAEDRFELIGKNAMLSIFTRANPQPIREPADIVKILKLAA from the coding sequence ATGCCTGTCGTAGGTAGCCATCAATACCCCACTATGGAATCCGTCATCTACGGCAAGCCCGCGGCTGAGGCGTTGCGAGAGGAGGCCGAGCGGCTGGGCGCCAAGCGTGTCTATCTGATCGCGAGCCGCACGCTCAACACCACGACCGACGAGATCGAGAAGATTCGGACGGCGCTCGATGCGCGCCATGCCGCGACCTTTGACGGCGTACCGCAGCACACGACCCGGGACGTGGTCACGCAGATCGCCCGGCAGGCCAAGGACGCTCAGGCCGACCTGGTCGTTGCAATCGGCGGCGGCTCGGTGGTCGACGCGGCAAAGATCGTGCTGATGTGCATGGAGCACGAGATCTTTGAGCCGATGGGGCTCGATGGATTCGAGACCACGCCGGACCGCCGCTTCGGGCCGTTCCGGGCCCCGAAAGTGCGCATGATCGCCATCCCGAGCACGCTCTCCGGCGGCGAATACAATTCGGGCGCGCTGGTCACCGACACCGGCCGCAAGCTGAAGCAGATTTTCAATCATCCGATGATGATGCCGCGAAGCATCATCCTCGATCCAGCGATAACGAAATACACGCCCGAAAAACTCTGGCTCGGGTCCGGCACGCGCGCGATGGACCATGGCATCGAGGCGATCTGCTCCAGCCGTCCCAATGTGCTCGTCGACGCCGTGTGCCAGCAGGGCCTGCGCTATCTGTACGACGGACTCCGGCGCACCAAGGACAATCCGAACGATGAAGCGGCGCGGCTGAACTGTCAGTTGGGGTCCTGGATGTCGGCCTTCGGGTTGCAGTCGCGCGTTCCGATGGGGGCCAGCCATGCCATCGGCCATGTCCTCGGTGGGACCTGCGACGTGCCGCATTATTTCTGCACGGCCGTGATGATGCCAAGCGTGCTCCGATACAATCGCCCCGCCACGGAAGCCGCACAGAGGTTGGTCGCAGCGGCGCTTGGCGCACCGCAACGGGATGCCGGCGACGCTTTCGCGACATTCATCGCGGAGCTCGGCTTGCCGCGGAGGCTCGCGGACGTCGGCGTTGCCGAGGACCGCTTCGAGCTAATCGGCAAGAACGCAATGCTCTCGATCTTCACGCGGGCCAATCCTCAGCCGATCCGTGAGCCCGCCGACATCGTCAAGATTCTCAAATTAGCCGCCTGA
- a CDS encoding NAD(P)H-dependent flavin oxidoreductase, which produces MKTAITELFGIQHPIIQGGMHYVGFAEMAAAVSNAGGLGIITGLTQKTPELLAKEIARCRDMTDKPFGVNLTFLPTLSAPPYPEYIAAIREGGIKAVETAGRSPEAYMPALKAAGIKVIHKCTSVRHSLKAEKIGCDAVSVDGFECGGHPGEDDIPNMILLPRAADELKIPFVASGGMADGRSLVGALAMGAAGMNMGTRFVATKEAPVHDNVKQALVKATELDTVLVMRALRNTERVLKNKGVSELLEIEREKGASLKIDDILDQVTGVYPKVMVDGEMDAGAWSCGMVVGLIHDIPTVKELIDRIMAEAEAIIRQRLTGFLDGKVETPRARAVA; this is translated from the coding sequence GTGAAGACAGCAATCACCGAACTGTTCGGCATCCAGCATCCGATCATCCAGGGCGGCATGCATTATGTCGGCTTCGCCGAGATGGCCGCGGCCGTATCGAATGCCGGCGGTCTCGGCATCATCACGGGGCTGACCCAGAAAACGCCGGAGCTCCTCGCCAAGGAGATCGCGCGCTGCCGCGACATGACCGACAAGCCGTTCGGCGTGAACCTGACCTTCCTGCCGACGCTGTCGGCCCCGCCCTATCCGGAATACATCGCCGCGATCCGCGAAGGCGGCATCAAGGCGGTCGAGACCGCAGGCCGCAGCCCGGAGGCCTATATGCCCGCGCTGAAGGCGGCCGGCATCAAGGTGATCCACAAATGCACTTCGGTGCGGCATTCGCTCAAGGCCGAGAAGATCGGCTGCGACGCCGTCAGTGTCGACGGCTTCGAATGCGGCGGTCATCCCGGCGAGGATGACATCCCGAACATGATCCTGTTGCCGCGGGCTGCGGATGAGCTCAAGATCCCGTTCGTGGCTTCCGGCGGCATGGCGGACGGGCGCAGCCTAGTCGGTGCGCTCGCAATGGGCGCGGCCGGCATGAACATGGGCACGCGATTCGTCGCCACCAAGGAAGCTCCGGTCCACGACAACGTGAAGCAGGCGCTGGTCAAGGCGACCGAGCTCGACACGGTCCTCGTGATGCGCGCGCTTCGCAACACCGAGCGCGTGCTGAAGAACAAGGGCGTCAGCGAATTGCTCGAGATCGAGCGCGAGAAGGGCGCAAGTCTGAAAATCGACGACATCCTCGACCAGGTGACCGGCGTCTATCCGAAGGTGATGGTCGATGGCGAGATGGATGCCGGGGCCTGGAGCTGCGGCATGGTGGTCGGGCTGATCCACGACATCCCGACGGTCAAGGAACTGATCGACCGCATCATGGCGGAAGCGGAGGCGATCATCCGCCAGCGGTTGACCGGCTTCCTTGACGGCAAGGTCGAGACGCCGCGGGCGCGTGCGGTCGCCTGA
- a CDS encoding acetyl-CoA C-acyltransferase, translated as MTTEAVIVSTARTGVGKAYRGALNNTDGPTLAGHVMAEAVKRAGIAPGEVEDVVMGCAMQQGTMVMNVARKGAIRAGLPVTVAGTTIDRQCASGLQAIAVAARSVMLDGVEIAIGGGIESISLVQNDHMNKFHAIDQDLMTMKPEMYMSMLETAEVVAERYKIGRDQQDEYSLECQRRVGAALQGGRFNDEIVPITTKMAVVDKDTKEVTYQQVTLSKDEGPRADTTAEGLAKIKPVFEGKTISAGNASQLSDGASACVIMSDKIAAQKGLKPLGIFRGFVAAGVEPDEMGVGPVAAIPRLLKRHNLKIDDIDLWELNEAYAVQVIYCRDKLGIDPNKLNVNGGSIAIGHPYGMTGSRLTGHLLIEGRRRKAKYGVVTMCIGGGMGAAGLFEIVH; from the coding sequence ATGACGACTGAAGCAGTGATCGTTTCCACCGCGCGCACCGGCGTCGGCAAGGCCTACCGCGGCGCGCTCAACAACACCGATGGTCCGACCCTGGCAGGCCACGTGATGGCCGAGGCCGTGAAGCGTGCGGGCATAGCGCCCGGCGAGGTCGAGGACGTGGTGATGGGCTGCGCCATGCAGCAGGGCACCATGGTGATGAACGTCGCCCGCAAGGGTGCGATCCGCGCCGGCCTGCCGGTCACCGTGGCCGGCACCACGATCGACCGCCAGTGTGCTTCCGGTCTGCAGGCGATTGCGGTGGCTGCGCGTTCGGTGATGCTCGACGGCGTCGAGATCGCAATCGGCGGTGGCATCGAGTCGATTAGCCTGGTGCAGAACGATCACATGAACAAGTTCCATGCCATCGATCAGGATCTCATGACGATGAAGCCAGAGATGTACATGTCGATGCTGGAGACGGCCGAAGTGGTCGCCGAGCGTTACAAGATCGGCCGCGACCAGCAAGACGAATACAGCCTCGAATGCCAGCGCCGGGTCGGCGCGGCGCTGCAGGGCGGCCGTTTCAACGACGAGATCGTGCCGATCACGACCAAGATGGCCGTGGTCGACAAGGACACCAAGGAAGTGACGTATCAGCAGGTGACCTTGTCAAAGGACGAGGGCCCGCGTGCGGACACGACCGCGGAAGGCCTCGCCAAGATCAAGCCGGTGTTCGAAGGCAAGACCATCAGCGCAGGCAATGCCAGCCAGCTCTCCGATGGTGCATCGGCCTGCGTGATCATGAGCGACAAGATCGCGGCGCAGAAGGGCCTGAAGCCACTCGGCATCTTCCGCGGCTTCGTCGCCGCAGGCGTCGAGCCGGATGAGATGGGCGTCGGCCCGGTTGCGGCAATCCCGAGGCTGCTCAAGCGCCACAACCTCAAGATCGATGACATCGATCTCTGGGAGCTCAACGAGGCCTATGCGGTGCAGGTGATCTACTGCCGCGACAAGCTTGGCATTGATCCGAACAAGCTCAACGTCAACGGCGGCTCGATCGCGATCGGTCATCCCTATGGCATGACGGGGTCGCGGTTGACCGGCCACCTCCTGATCGAGGGCCGGCGGCGCAAGGCGAAATACGGCGTGGTGACCATGTGCATCGGCGGCGGCATGGGTGCGGCCGGCCTGTTCGAAATCGTCCATTGA